The genomic region ATTAGTACTGTATGTATACTATTAGTACTGTGTGATATGACATTAGTACTGTGTGTATACTATTAGTACTGTATGTATACTATTAGTACTGTGTGTATACTATTAGTACTGTATGTATACTATTAGTACTGTGTGTATACTATTAGTACTGTGTGTATACTCTAAgtgtacataaaatatatataataatcaaatacaTATGTAATTGTGAAACAATTTAGATGTTTATATTCATATAATGAtattaatgataaaaataatCATTATGTAAGTTTATGCACATTTCCCAGTGCAGTCGCCCCCTGCTGGCCTGgaggataataataatacaagcttTTTTTTCCTCCGCCTGTGGTTTTCCTCAGTGATGTTTCCATGGCGACGCTCACCTTTGTAGTGCGAGGTGAAGCAGAAGACGTCGTACTGGTTCTTGTCCTTTTCTCTCAGGCCGTAGCTGCGGACGCCCGGCGCCGTGTCCTTGCCGCCGCAGGGCGCTCTGGGCGCGGTGATGGGGTAGCGGACCGAGCCATCGCTCAGCCAGCCGGCGTTGCACCAGTCCATGCCCCCTCGCCACGCGTCGTGCAGCTGCTCGGCGGACGCCACGATGGCGTCCTGGTCCCGGCAGGCCCGCTCGGCGTCGTGGAAGTTGAGGTTGTAGCGACCCAGGCGAGGGTAGTACGGGAAGACCACGCCTGCGGGTCACACGCCTCGTTATGCTTCGCTACAGTAATATTACACTCCTGTCCTGCAGGGGGCGGTgaggagcttttttttttatctggcaCTACTAATAGTAGTATTATGTGTGTATTTGATCAGGGGGCGGAGCCTCACCGTCCAGGTCCAGCGAGACCACAGCAGCGGCGTCTTCCAGGCCGTCGATGACCTCACATTTATATTTGCCGTAGTCCTCCAGGCCGATGTCGGCGATGACCAGGGAGGCGTCCATGGGGGAGGAGCTTCGTAGGTGCACGCGGCCGTGGAAACTCCCGTAGCTTCGCTTGTGGTGATCCATGGCGGCGAACACGTCCACCTGCAGACGGACGCAGTAAGGCCAGGCCAGCGTCACGTGACCTACTTCCTTTGAAAGACCGACAAACCTCTTTCAGGAAGTCTGAGGTCAGTTTGGTCCACTTGATCCTCATCTTGCCACTGGGCGTCGGCGACTGCTCCCTCCTGATGCCACATGGCAGCGTGGCGTTGCCCCCCCGCCTCGACACCACCTTGGACGGCTCTGATGTCACCGACAGCCGGGGAGCGTTTTCTAGCAAACACAAGGAATCTTTACTTCCTGCCTCACCGCACGTTAAAGCACTTTCTTGCAAAGTCAGCAGAATAAGAGTTACATTGTAGTTGTGTGTAATAAAAGTTACACAGTCGTTACATAGTAGTTACATAAATATGAAGTTACATAGTAGTTACATGTACTTCAAATTACATAGTAGTTACATGAATATGAAGTT from Nerophis ophidion isolate RoL-2023_Sa linkage group LG17, RoL_Noph_v1.0, whole genome shotgun sequence harbors:
- the LOC133535985 gene encoding hyaluronan and proteoglycan link protein 1-like codes for the protein MMMMMMMMMMTPALLLAFTSLAAAEQLDTLYPDLEHSRTIYVTENAPRLSVTSEPSKVVSRRGGNATLPCGIRREQSPTPSGKMRIKWTKLTSDFLKEVDVFAAMDHHKRSYGSFHGRVHLRSSSPMDASLVIADIGLEDYGKYKCEVIDGLEDAAAVVSLDLDGVVFPYYPRLGRYNLNFHDAERACRDQDAIVASAEQLHDAWRGGMDWCNAGWLSDGSVRYPITAPRAPCGGKDTAPGVRSYGLREKDKNQYDVFCFTSHYKGNVYYLLHPGKMTYEEAWRACHQDGAQIAKVGQMYAAWKLLGFDRCDGGWLADGSVRYPISRPRARCSPDEAAVRFSGFPDKKHKLYGVYCFKARR